From Lycium ferocissimum isolate CSIRO_LF1 chromosome 12, AGI_CSIRO_Lferr_CH_V1, whole genome shotgun sequence, one genomic window encodes:
- the LOC132041118 gene encoding protein S-acyltransferase 24 isoform X2 — translation MYGYQPTHVAAQYGQTAFLYYVVTKWNADPDVPDSDGRSPLHWAAYKGFADCIRLLLFLDAYRGRQDKEGCTPLHWAAIRGHLEACTVLVQAGKKEDLIVTDNTGLTPAQLASDKNHRQVAFFLGNARRLYDKRCDGSTRLGKLSKLGLAPVLCCTIFLLLTTYIHAVIMASTLPRLTAAGALFAWSGVLLASVGLVTFYRCSRKDPGYISRSQHDLQNTKDDEPLLKMEINHPALLAGNWSQLCSTCKIVRPLRAKHCSTCDRCVEQFDHHCPWVSNCIGKKNKWDFFIFLLLEVLAMVLTGAVTLTRVVTDPAAPSSFGAWLRHVGTHHIGALAFLLADFFLFIGVAVLTGVQASQISHNITTNEMANMMRYSYLRGPGGRFRNPYDHGCKKNCSDFLINGYNEDIEYVDESVQSEGIGMMQIPHSSSMQNGNGHHVININNNNQNSHVGHVHSAHCSHNVKSKTESVPAGLGVGLGRNAARTAVPS, via the exons GGCTGCATACAAGGGTTTTGCTGACTGTATACGCCTTTTACTCTTTCTTGATGCATATCGTGGACGTCAGGATAAAGAGG GTTGTACTCCTCTTCATTGGGCTGCTATTAGGGGTCACCTAGAAGCATGTACAGTGTTGGTTCAGGCAGGGAAGAAAGAAGACCTTATCGTGACAGATAACACTGGCCTTACACCTGCTCAACTTGCTTCTGACAAGAATCACAGACAAGTTGCTTTTTTCCTT GGAAACGCTAGGCGGTTGTATGACAAACGCTGTGATGGAAGTACCCGGCTTGGCAAACTTTCAAAGCTTGGACTTGCTCCTGTTCTTTGTTGTACAATATTTCTTCTACTTACCACTTACATTCATGCAGTAATCATGG CTTCAACTTTGCCAAGATTAACTGCTGCTGGCGCACTATTTGCATGGTCGGGGGTCCTCCTTGCTTCAGTCGGACTAGTTACCTTTTACCGGTGCAGCAG AAAAGATCCAGGTTACATCAGCAGGAGTCAACATGATTTGCAAAATACCAAAGATGAT GAACCTTTGCTGAAAATGGAAATAAATCATCCTGCTTTGCTTGCTGGGAATTGGTCTCAGCTTTGCTCCACGTGCAAG ATTGTTCGTCCTCTTCGTGCAAAGCACTGTTCAACCTGTGATCGCTGTGTGGAACAATTTGACCATCATTGTCCTTGGGTGTCTAATTGCATCGGCAAG AAAAACAAGTGGgactttttcatctttcttcttctgGAAGTATTGGCAATGGTCTTAACTGGTGCAGTTACTCTTACAA GAGTCGTGACTGATCCAGCAGCCCCATCCTCTTTTGGGGCTTGGCTTCGTCATGTTGGCACTCACCATATTGGCGCTTTAGCATTTCTGTTAGCGGACTTCTTCCTCTTCATTGGAGTGGCAGTCTTAACTGGGGTACAAGCTTCTCAG ATATCACACAACATTACGACAAACGAAATGGCCAATATGATGCGTTACAGTTACCTTAGAGGACCAGGTGGTCGATTCCGGAATCCATATGATCATGGGTGTAAGAAGAACTGTTCAGATTTCTTGATAAATGGTTACAACGAAGACATCGAGTACGTTGATGAATCAGTTCAGTCCGAAGGGATTGGAATGATGCAGATTCCTCACAGTTCAAGTATGCAAAATGGAAATGGCCATCATGTTATcaatataaacaacaataaccaaaactcacacGTGGGTCATGTTCATTCTGCCCATTGTAGTCATAATGTGAAGAGCAAAACtgaatctgtacctgcgggttTGGGTGTTGGCTTAGGAAGAAATGCTGCACGTACCGCTGTACCTTCATAA